In Spirosoma aureum, a single genomic region encodes these proteins:
- a CDS encoding MFS transporter: MGQPLAKSRWYRLIPIAFITYSLAYLDRANFGFGAASGMATDLKITPSMSSLLGSLFFLGYFFFQVPGAIYAENRSAKKLIFWSLILWGGLAMATGIISNVNLLIVIRFMLGVVESAVMPAMLLFLSRWFTKAERSQANTFLILGNPATILWMSVLSGYLIKAVGWRWMFILEGLPAIVWAFFWWRLVDDKPKDATWLTESEKLAVEEQLQQEQQGIKPVKNYAEAFKSRIVILLSLQYALWSIGVYGFVMWLPSIINAAPNMNIVKTGWLSSVPYVLAIIGMLSASYFSDKTLNRKIFVWPFLLLGAIAFYGSYLIGVNHFWISFVLLIIAGGAMYAPYGPFFAIIPDVLPKNVAGGAMALINSLGALGSFVGSYIVGYLNGTTGGFGASYIFMAGSLFLSAIITLVAVKPAGSTYKPQPEKLTLQ, translated from the coding sequence ATGGGACAACCCTTAGCAAAATCCCGCTGGTATCGTCTGATACCCATAGCGTTCATTACTTATAGTCTTGCTTATCTCGACAGAGCAAATTTTGGATTTGGAGCGGCCAGTGGAATGGCTACTGATTTAAAGATCACGCCCTCCATGTCTTCCTTGTTGGGATCTCTTTTCTTTCTCGGTTATTTTTTCTTCCAGGTACCCGGCGCGATCTACGCGGAAAACAGAAGTGCGAAAAAGCTAATTTTCTGGTCGTTAATTCTGTGGGGTGGATTAGCCATGGCAACCGGAATAATTAGCAATGTCAATTTATTGATTGTTATTCGCTTTATGCTTGGTGTCGTCGAAAGTGCCGTCATGCCGGCCATGCTGCTTTTTTTAAGCCGGTGGTTTACAAAAGCTGAACGTTCCCAGGCCAATACGTTTTTAATTCTTGGCAATCCGGCAACTATACTTTGGATGTCAGTTCTATCGGGTTATTTAATCAAAGCGGTTGGTTGGCGATGGATGTTTATTCTGGAAGGGCTTCCAGCCATAGTCTGGGCATTCTTCTGGTGGCGGTTAGTCGATGATAAGCCAAAAGATGCTACCTGGTTAACCGAATCTGAAAAGTTGGCTGTAGAAGAGCAGTTACAGCAAGAGCAGCAAGGAATTAAACCTGTTAAAAACTATGCAGAAGCGTTTAAATCCCGAATTGTTATTCTGTTGAGTCTGCAATATGCCTTGTGGAGTATTGGTGTCTATGGATTTGTTATGTGGCTTCCATCCATTATCAATGCTGCCCCAAACATGAACATTGTAAAAACCGGCTGGCTGTCATCAGTACCCTACGTGCTGGCCATAATCGGTATGTTAAGTGCCTCCTATTTTTCCGACAAAACCCTGAACAGAAAGATATTTGTCTGGCCGTTTTTATTATTAGGTGCCATTGCCTTCTATGGCTCATATTTAATTGGCGTAAATCACTTCTGGATATCCTTCGTACTCCTGATCATTGCCGGCGGTGCGATGTATGCGCCCTATGGACCGTTTTTTGCAATTATTCCAGATGTTTTACCCAAAAACGTGGCGGGTGGTGCTATGGCCCTGATCAACAGTTTAGGTGCTTTAGGGTCATTTGTTGGCTCTTATATTGTTGGCTATTTAAACGGAACAACCGGTGGGTTCGGCGCTTCCTATATTTTTATGGCTGGCTCTCTCTTCTTATCAGCAATAATCACATTGGTTGCCGTAAAACCGGCCGGTTCCACTTATAAACCCCAACCGGAAAAGTTGACCCTTCAATAA
- a CDS encoding efflux RND transporter periplasmic adaptor subunit, with product MDRELAPELVARTRRKSWLIGAVVFITLAGGIVWFQKILKTSVEASKIRTAIAQIGYVENTLSATGEIIPAYEQIITSPIRASIRRVLLTPGTRVRPNQPILELDKSLTQIEYEKIADQLALKKNSIEQLRLKLNKELYDADVDDQIKSLTINKLKAELGDAKRLLKVGGQTPEDVTRAENLLQIAQLEKKQLENDLAYNRQSMSASLKESELQAQIEATNLKVLDHKLKQADILTDRAGVLTWVNEHIGSAVNEGEMLARLADLGSFRVEGSCSDIYAEQVKVGLPVIVKINETSLRGQITQVKPSVQNGVVQFAVDLDDNHHTSLRPNQKVEVFIVTNRVAQSVRVANGPAFKGKRKQFVYVMTSPTVATRREVQLGLSNFDWVEIKSGLQAGDRVILTDLSEYEHLEQLTIDPNKP from the coding sequence ATGGACCGCGAATTAGCACCCGAACTTGTTGCCCGAACCCGCCGAAAAAGTTGGCTGATTGGCGCCGTCGTGTTTATCACGTTGGCGGGTGGCATCGTCTGGTTTCAAAAGATCCTGAAAACATCCGTTGAAGCCAGCAAAATCCGAACGGCCATTGCCCAAATCGGTTACGTTGAAAATACCCTGAGCGCTACGGGTGAGATTATTCCAGCTTACGAACAAATCATAACCAGCCCCATTCGCGCCAGCATCCGGCGGGTATTGCTCACACCCGGCACCCGTGTTCGGCCCAACCAGCCCATTCTTGAGCTTGATAAATCACTGACCCAGATTGAGTACGAAAAAATTGCAGATCAGCTTGCGCTCAAAAAAAATAGCATTGAACAACTGCGACTGAAACTCAACAAGGAACTCTACGATGCCGATGTCGATGATCAGATCAAATCACTGACGATCAATAAACTCAAGGCCGAGCTTGGCGATGCCAAACGCCTGCTGAAAGTTGGTGGTCAAACACCCGAAGACGTAACCCGCGCCGAAAACCTTCTGCAAATTGCCCAATTAGAAAAAAAACAACTGGAGAACGATCTGGCCTACAACCGTCAGTCGATGAGCGCCAGCCTGAAAGAGTCTGAATTACAGGCACAAATTGAAGCGACTAATCTTAAGGTACTCGATCATAAACTTAAGCAGGCCGACATACTCACCGACCGGGCAGGTGTGCTGACCTGGGTAAATGAACACATTGGTTCGGCCGTAAACGAGGGCGAAATGCTCGCAAGATTGGCTGATCTGGGCAGTTTTCGCGTAGAAGGTTCCTGCTCCGATATTTATGCCGAACAGGTAAAAGTAGGCCTTCCAGTAATCGTAAAAATCAATGAAACCTCCCTTCGCGGACAGATTACTCAGGTAAAACCGTCTGTCCAGAATGGTGTGGTGCAGTTTGCAGTAGATCTGGACGATAACCACCATACCTCACTGCGTCCCAATCAGAAAGTCGAGGTATTTATCGTCACAAACCGGGTTGCTCAGTCTGTGCGGGTAGCCAATGGGCCTGCCTTTAAGGGTAAACGGAAGCAGTTTGTGTATGTTATGACCAGCCCGACTGTGGCTACCCGACGGGAAGTACAGTTGGGACTGTCAAACTTCGACTGGGTAGAGATCAAGAGTGGATTGCAGGCTGGCGACCGGGTTATTCTGACGGATTTGAGTGAGTATGAACACCTCGAACAACTCACTATTGACCCTAACAAGCCCTGA
- a CDS encoding TolC family protein: MSHLAVAQTQKLTLDEVVQLAREQSIAGKQASTLQKTNYWKYRSFLADFKPQLSLDGSLPSFTRSFVQVTQPDGTIAFQPVSNNNSVLNLSLSQNIPLTGGSIFIQQQLQRFDNFLNSSTLYNGIPFAIGLTQPLFRFNQMKWDRRTEPLRYAESNQQYIEALEQVALDATGLYFDLLVSQVNLQIAETNRANNDTLFKIAEHKLELGKISQNDLLQLQLSVLNAKKDLASARQTAEVASLKLRSYLNSRNEGSGQPQRFELVVPTQLTDFSVDINQALAEAFANRSASIAFRRQVLEADRDLDKARKENGLNATLNAAFGLSNRGNRPGDVYVRPQDREFVEIQFTLPIMTWGRAQARTETARANQQLTAQTVEQSKRTFEQQIYTQVTLLEMLRQQVKLTAEADQIAQSRYQIAQDRFKLSNLSVTDLGIATQDKDRARRDAILALRDYWQAFYTLRLLTLYDFETNQKIK; encoded by the coding sequence ATGAGCCATCTGGCCGTGGCACAAACCCAGAAGCTTACGCTCGATGAAGTAGTGCAACTAGCCCGCGAACAGTCGATAGCGGGCAAACAGGCGTCTACCTTGCAGAAAACCAATTACTGGAAATACCGCTCATTTCTGGCTGATTTTAAACCGCAGTTGAGTCTCGATGGCTCGTTACCGAGCTTTACACGCTCGTTTGTTCAGGTCACACAACCCGATGGAACCATTGCGTTTCAGCCCGTTTCGAATAATAACTCAGTGTTGAACCTCTCGCTGAGTCAGAATATTCCACTAACAGGTGGCTCAATCTTTATACAACAACAACTCCAGCGATTCGATAACTTCCTGAATAGCAGCACACTTTATAACGGAATTCCTTTCGCAATCGGCCTGACTCAGCCGCTGTTTCGATTCAACCAGATGAAATGGGACCGCCGGACCGAACCGCTACGCTACGCTGAAAGTAACCAGCAATACATCGAGGCTCTCGAACAGGTTGCCCTTGATGCCACAGGTCTGTATTTTGACTTACTGGTCTCGCAGGTGAATCTTCAGATTGCCGAAACAAACCGCGCCAATAACGATACCCTCTTCAAAATAGCCGAACATAAGCTGGAGCTGGGGAAAATCTCACAAAATGATCTGCTTCAGTTGCAGCTAAGCGTTCTGAATGCAAAAAAAGATCTGGCATCGGCGCGCCAAACAGCCGAAGTCGCGTCATTGAAACTGCGATCATATCTGAACTCTAGAAACGAAGGTAGCGGGCAACCGCAACGATTCGAATTAGTCGTGCCGACACAGCTGACCGATTTTTCGGTCGACATCAACCAGGCCCTGGCTGAAGCATTTGCCAATCGCTCCGCATCTATCGCCTTTCGTCGTCAGGTTCTCGAAGCCGATCGCGATCTGGACAAAGCACGTAAAGAAAACGGTCTAAATGCTACCTTAAATGCTGCTTTTGGCTTGTCGAATCGAGGCAATCGGCCTGGCGATGTATACGTACGCCCACAGGATCGGGAGTTTGTTGAAATACAGTTTACGCTTCCCATTATGACGTGGGGACGAGCCCAGGCCCGAACCGAAACGGCCCGCGCCAACCAGCAACTTACGGCTCAAACGGTCGAACAATCGAAACGAACATTTGAGCAGCAGATTTATACACAGGTAACCCTGCTGGAAATGCTTCGACAGCAGGTTAAACTAACTGCCGAGGCTGATCAAATTGCCCAAAGCCGTTATCAGATCGCCCAGGATCGCTTTAAACTCAGCAACCTGAGTGTAACCGATCTCGGGATTGCCACACAGGACAAAGATCGCGCCCGTCGCGACGCGATTCTGGCCTTACGCGATTACTGGCAGGCATTTTATACGCTTCGCTTATTGACGTTATATGATTTTGAAACAAACCAGAAAATAAAATGA
- a CDS encoding ABC transporter ATP-binding protein: MITLKNIEKVYRTSSIETLALTNINLDIRAGEFISIMGPSGCGKSTLMNLMGLLDAPSQGSVEIGGQTVTHYRDKELAQLRNQKLGFIFQSFHLINDLSVLDNVEIPLLYRKGDATGASRRELARQALERVGLSNRIKHFPNQLSGGQKQRVAIARAIVGRPDIILADEPTGNLDSGMGNEIMAILQQLNTDGSTIIMVTHDESMAKKTHRLVRLFDGSMVGDSSIGQGALSMETGLGRVFPSEEKSTL; this comes from the coding sequence ATGATTACTCTCAAAAACATCGAAAAAGTTTACCGGACCAGCAGCATCGAGACGCTGGCGCTGACGAACATCAACCTCGACATTCGGGCTGGTGAGTTTATTTCCATCATGGGGCCGAGTGGCTGCGGCAAGTCGACTCTCATGAATCTGATGGGCCTGTTAGATGCACCCAGCCAGGGTAGCGTTGAAATTGGGGGTCAGACTGTAACGCATTATCGCGACAAAGAACTGGCTCAGCTCAGGAACCAGAAACTTGGCTTTATTTTCCAGAGTTTCCACCTGATCAACGACTTATCGGTACTCGATAATGTCGAGATCCCGTTGCTCTACCGGAAAGGCGATGCGACAGGCGCGTCACGTCGGGAACTGGCCCGCCAGGCACTTGAACGTGTGGGGTTGAGTAACCGGATAAAGCACTTTCCGAACCAGTTGTCAGGCGGGCAGAAACAGCGGGTAGCGATTGCCCGTGCGATTGTCGGTCGTCCTGATATTATTCTGGCCGATGAACCAACCGGAAACCTCGACAGCGGGATGGGGAACGAAATCATGGCCATTCTCCAGCAACTCAATACCGACGGGAGCACGATTATTATGGTAACGCACGATGAGTCGATGGCTAAAAAGACGCATCGGCTTGTGCGACTGTTCGACGGATCGATGGTGGGAGACTCCAGCATAGGACAAGGAGCTCTGAGCATGGAGACCGGTCTTGGACGTGTCTTCCCATCGGAAGAAAAATCAACTTTATAG
- a CDS encoding ABC transporter permease encodes MLINYIKIAWKVLLRHPFYTFITLFGISLTLTVLMVLTSFLDHLIGSHYPETKRDRSLYIMQMLQTDSSRSSRSMGPMSFKFLTDYAKSLKTPERVTLCTFINSSNAYVGSQKIKLNTKFTDADFWQVTDFEFLEGKPYNEQNIANSDYVAVITDDFKNHYFGNTTESVIGKDVEIENIHYKVIGVVKGSPVTRPFTYADVYFPYTTPKSNYQRSGFRGGYVAILLAKNKSDLKAIQDEFQNHINRIPLPGNQDGFKYSVLEVKSDPYLENFIGTLLDGGPGLRTIFFGVIGFIMFMLMGLPAINLVNINVSRIMERASEIGIRKAFGAPVKALVWQFIVENIFITFIGGAIALVLTFIIIQLINNSGWIAYADLTININVFIISILVCLIFGLLSGVLPALRMSKLNIAEALKA; translated from the coding sequence ATGTTAATCAACTACATAAAAATCGCCTGGAAGGTCCTGCTACGGCATCCGTTCTATACCTTCATCACGCTCTTTGGCATTAGCCTTACCTTAACGGTGCTGATGGTGCTAACTTCCTTTCTCGACCATCTGATTGGAAGTCACTATCCGGAAACGAAACGGGATCGGTCGCTCTATATCATGCAGATGCTCCAGACCGATTCGAGCAGAAGTTCGAGAAGTATGGGCCCTATGAGTTTCAAATTTCTGACAGACTATGCTAAATCGCTGAAAACGCCGGAACGGGTAACGCTCTGCACGTTCATCAACAGTTCGAACGCCTATGTAGGCTCCCAGAAAATAAAGCTTAATACCAAATTTACGGATGCCGATTTCTGGCAGGTAACTGACTTTGAGTTTCTGGAGGGGAAACCCTATAATGAACAAAATATTGCCAATAGCGACTATGTAGCGGTAATTACCGACGATTTCAAAAACCACTATTTTGGTAATACGACAGAATCGGTCATTGGTAAGGATGTCGAAATTGAGAACATTCATTATAAGGTAATTGGTGTGGTAAAAGGTAGCCCTGTTACCCGGCCGTTTACATATGCGGATGTTTATTTCCCGTATACGACTCCCAAAAGTAATTATCAGCGATCTGGATTTCGGGGCGGTTATGTAGCGATATTATTAGCCAAAAATAAATCTGACCTGAAAGCGATTCAGGATGAATTTCAAAATCATATAAACCGAATTCCATTACCGGGCAATCAGGATGGGTTTAAGTACTCGGTACTGGAGGTAAAAAGTGATCCATATCTGGAAAATTTCATTGGCACCCTTTTAGACGGAGGGCCCGGCCTGAGGACCATATTTTTTGGCGTCATTGGCTTTATTATGTTCATGCTCATGGGTTTACCGGCCATCAATCTGGTAAATATAAACGTCAGCCGAATTATGGAAAGGGCATCAGAAATAGGTATACGAAAAGCATTTGGTGCTCCCGTAAAAGCGCTTGTGTGGCAGTTTATTGTCGAAAACATTTTCATCACCTTCATTGGTGGCGCCATTGCTCTCGTGCTCACGTTTATTATCATCCAGCTCATCAACAACAGTGGATGGATCGCTTATGCCGATCTAACGATCAACATTAACGTATTTATTATCAGCATACTGGTCTGTCTCATATTCGGTCTTTTATCGGGCGTGCTACCGGCCTTACGAATGTCAAAACTTAACATTGCCGAAGCACTTAAAGCTTAA
- a CDS encoding ABC transporter permease, producing MIRHLFKLIWNKKKTHALLMIEIWASFMVLFGLASLIVYNVGNYTQPLGFEYKNVWAISLKSNQDTTDVEQKIQRALQQLKTYADVESATRMSSNFPFSANSMNNGVEYNKKKIMADFYVTDDNFAKTLDIPMATGKWYRNADSIGKYTPVIINQKAKEGLFGDENPMGKIIGERFKVVGTVNTFKAKGEFMADKPAIFELLNAKSPWNDLLLIRVKPGTDAVFEAKIVKNITSMLTGWSVEVDHLADSRKNQHNLTLVPVIIFLIVCSFLLINVALGLFGVLNLSIAKRRSEIGLRRALGATEKGISTQFIGEIWVLATFGMLVGLLFAAQFPLLNVFDLHANVYITAIVVSIIVIYLIVTLCALFPSRQAATIQPAVALHEE from the coding sequence ATGATCCGTCATCTTTTCAAATTAATCTGGAACAAGAAGAAAACCCATGCTCTATTGATGATAGAGATCTGGGCTTCATTTATGGTCCTCTTTGGGCTCGCTTCGCTGATTGTCTATAACGTTGGGAATTACACACAACCTTTAGGTTTTGAGTACAAAAACGTTTGGGCAATCAGTCTGAAAAGTAATCAGGACACTACCGATGTCGAGCAGAAAATTCAACGAGCCCTGCAGCAGTTAAAGACATACGCCGATGTAGAATCAGCTACCAGAATGAGCAGTAATTTTCCATTTTCAGCAAACTCAATGAACAATGGGGTAGAGTACAACAAAAAAAAGATAATGGCTGATTTTTACGTAACTGACGATAATTTCGCCAAAACACTCGATATTCCCATGGCGACTGGGAAGTGGTACAGAAATGCTGACAGCATCGGTAAATACACGCCCGTTATCATCAATCAAAAGGCGAAAGAAGGCTTGTTCGGTGATGAAAACCCAATGGGAAAGATCATTGGCGAACGCTTTAAGGTAGTGGGCACGGTTAATACCTTTAAGGCGAAAGGCGAATTTATGGCCGATAAACCCGCCATATTTGAACTACTAAATGCCAAAAGTCCCTGGAACGATTTGCTGCTTATTCGGGTAAAACCGGGAACAGATGCAGTGTTTGAAGCCAAAATAGTAAAGAATATCACGTCGATGTTGACAGGATGGAGTGTAGAAGTCGATCACCTGGCCGATTCCCGAAAAAACCAGCATAATCTTACACTCGTTCCTGTAATAATTTTTCTGATCGTGTGTAGCTTTCTGCTGATCAATGTTGCACTTGGCCTATTTGGCGTTCTTAATTTGAGCATTGCTAAACGACGGAGCGAAATAGGATTGCGCCGGGCATTGGGGGCTACCGAAAAAGGCATTTCGACACAGTTTATTGGTGAAATTTGGGTGCTGGCCACCTTTGGAATGCTGGTTGGTTTGTTATTTGCCGCTCAATTTCCACTCCTGAACGTATTTGACTTACACGCAAATGTCTATATAACAGCCATTGTCGTTTCGATCATAGTCATCTATCTGATCGTTACGCTCTGTGCCTTATTCCCGAGTCGGCAGGCTGCAACCATTCAACCAGCCGTAGCGCTTCATGAAGAATGA
- a CDS encoding sigma-54-dependent transcriptional regulator, whose translation MLLIIDDDIAIQTSLSLLFRKEGFKVRTADGPFDTFEILQEETPEVILLDMNFSVDTSGDDGLRLLRRIRERLPDVPVILITGWGSIDLAVEGMKAGAKDFITKPWQNDYLVQSVRTALNLAQSDPVSPDRRELDQQFSFDNIVGEDPTLLTILKTVGRVAPTDAPVLITGESGTGKELIAEAIHQNSRRKRQPFVKVNLGGISSTLFESELFGHIRGAFTDARTDRVGRFELANKGSIFLDEIGDLDPASQVKLLRVLQDRTFEPLGSSKSRTVDVRVICATNRNLEDMVAKGLFREDLLYRINLITVRLPSLCERPKDIARLATFFVNNLKTLYGRPNLHIGKEAMNWLKTLSLPGNIRQLKNVVERTVLLAHNDKLTIADFEQNLTVSPKLQATRSLPEVGTMTLEEMEYQMIQQAMAFHNNRVAKVARALGITRFALYRRLEKFGIPYTTEE comes from the coding sequence ATGCTCCTCATCATCGACGACGATATTGCCATCCAGACGTCTCTTTCACTCCTGTTCAGGAAAGAAGGGTTCAAGGTACGTACGGCCGACGGGCCCTTTGATACCTTCGAGATTTTGCAGGAGGAAACGCCGGAAGTCATTCTGTTGGATATGAATTTCTCCGTCGATACCTCCGGTGATGATGGCTTACGCTTACTACGTCGGATTCGGGAGCGCCTGCCGGATGTGCCAGTCATTCTGATAACGGGCTGGGGCAGCATCGATCTTGCCGTGGAAGGCATGAAAGCTGGAGCCAAAGACTTCATTACCAAGCCCTGGCAGAATGATTACTTGGTTCAGTCGGTCAGAACGGCCCTAAACCTGGCCCAGTCAGATCCAGTCTCACCCGATCGTCGGGAGCTTGATCAGCAATTTTCATTTGATAACATCGTTGGCGAAGATCCAACCCTGTTAACTATTCTGAAAACCGTTGGACGCGTGGCACCTACCGATGCTCCGGTACTCATTACGGGCGAGAGTGGTACGGGCAAAGAACTCATTGCAGAAGCCATTCACCAGAATAGTCGACGAAAACGACAGCCATTTGTCAAAGTCAATCTGGGTGGTATCTCATCGACACTATTTGAAAGCGAACTATTCGGGCATATTCGTGGAGCCTTCACCGATGCCCGAACCGACCGCGTAGGGCGATTTGAACTGGCCAACAAAGGCAGTATTTTTCTGGACGAAATCGGTGATCTCGACCCGGCCAGTCAGGTAAAATTACTACGTGTATTGCAGGATCGAACATTCGAGCCGCTGGGCAGCAGCAAAAGCCGAACGGTTGATGTGCGGGTAATCTGCGCGACAAACCGAAACCTGGAAGATATGGTCGCTAAAGGGTTATTCCGGGAAGATTTGCTCTATCGGATCAACCTCATCACGGTACGACTACCTTCCCTATGCGAACGTCCAAAAGACATTGCCAGGCTGGCGACTTTTTTTGTCAATAACCTGAAAACACTCTACGGACGGCCCAATCTGCACATCGGCAAAGAAGCGATGAACTGGCTCAAAACGCTGTCGTTACCCGGCAATATCCGCCAGTTGAAAAATGTCGTAGAGCGAACGGTACTACTGGCCCATAACGACAAATTAACGATCGCCGACTTCGAACAAAACCTCACTGTGAGTCCCAAACTCCAGGCTACCCGCTCCCTGCCCGAAGTAGGAACCATGACGCTCGAAGAGATGGAATACCAGATGATTCAACAGGCCATGGCCTTTCATAACAATCGGGTTGCCAAAGTTGCCAGAGCGCTGGGCATCACTCGTTTTGCGCTCTACCGCCGATTAGAGAAATTTGGCATTCCCTATACAACTGAGGAATGA
- a CDS encoding sensor histidine kinase: MNLRLRTRYLIYIITVHLALVALIGWVLREQKALFIASEVLILISVYVAIRIYRAFQQPSEFIASGIEAIRDKDFTVKFVPTGNYEVDELITVYNLMIDQLRQERTRQVEQQFFLNKLIEAAPIAILIFDFDDRIASVNPKACQLLGMQADEMLMKRLAELGYSLLAHMADLADGESRVMKPNGIETYKVLRSNFIDRGFRRSFLIIEELTPEILASEKKAYSKVIRMMAHEVNNSIGAVNSILSVTESELPDSELKRAVRVAIDRNDRLNRFMRRFADVVRLPQPNLSPSDMAELTRNVVRLMQPQAEAGNVALTITAPDTPVMHPVDLGQLEQVLVNIVKNAIEACEPGNRVEVLITPSHLIIRDNGAPIPEEVVANLFNPFYSTRPNGQGIGLTLTREILLNHGFSFSLQTEPDGWTVFAISWARTMG; encoded by the coding sequence ATGAACTTACGCCTGCGTACGCGTTACCTGATTTACATTATTACGGTTCATCTCGCGCTGGTCGCTTTAATCGGCTGGGTATTGAGAGAACAAAAAGCATTGTTTATTGCCTCAGAGGTTCTGATTCTGATTTCGGTATACGTAGCCATTCGTATTTATCGGGCCTTTCAGCAGCCGTCGGAATTCATTGCGTCAGGAATTGAAGCGATTCGGGATAAAGACTTTACCGTCAAATTCGTACCGACTGGCAATTACGAAGTCGATGAGTTGATTACGGTTTATAACTTGATGATCGACCAGCTTCGGCAAGAGCGTACCCGGCAGGTTGAGCAGCAGTTCTTCCTTAACAAATTGATTGAAGCCGCTCCAATTGCCATACTGATCTTTGATTTCGACGATCGGATCGCATCCGTTAATCCCAAGGCTTGCCAACTTCTGGGGATGCAAGCGGACGAAATGCTCATGAAACGGTTGGCGGAGCTGGGTTACTCCTTGCTGGCTCACATGGCCGATCTGGCCGACGGCGAGTCGCGGGTGATGAAGCCCAACGGGATTGAAACCTACAAAGTACTACGGTCCAATTTCATCGATCGGGGCTTTCGCCGATCGTTTCTGATCATTGAAGAGTTAACGCCTGAGATTCTGGCTTCTGAAAAGAAAGCATACAGCAAAGTAATTCGGATGATGGCACACGAGGTCAATAACTCCATTGGGGCCGTAAACTCCATTCTGAGCGTGACTGAATCTGAACTACCCGACTCTGAGCTAAAGCGAGCCGTTCGGGTAGCGATCGACCGCAACGACCGGCTTAATCGCTTCATGCGTCGCTTTGCCGACGTTGTGCGGCTACCTCAGCCGAACCTGTCTCCCAGCGATATGGCTGAGTTAACCCGTAACGTTGTGCGGCTTATGCAACCACAGGCCGAAGCCGGTAATGTAGCACTAACCATCACGGCTCCCGATACTCCGGTTATGCACCCCGTCGATTTAGGGCAACTGGAGCAGGTACTGGTCAACATTGTCAAAAATGCGATTGAGGCTTGTGAGCCAGGCAATCGTGTAGAGGTGCTGATTACACCCAGTCACCTGATCATTCGTGATAACGGTGCTCCTATTCCGGAGGAGGTAGTGGCTAATTTATTCAACCCTTTTTATAGTACCCGCCCCAACGGACAGGGAATCGGTCTGACCCTAACTCGGGAGATTTTACTGAATCACGGCTTTTCGTTTTCACTACAAACTGAGCCAGACGGCTGGACCGTTTTCGCCATTTCCTGGGCTAGAACAATGGGTTGA